From Thermoflavifilum aggregans, a single genomic window includes:
- a CDS encoding lactonase family protein has product MLTNPSIGSLRRLMVFLLATFLLFLAWPSEAQTHHHTDLLFVGTYCPADSQGIFVYAFDSQTGKEHLLNAVSGIENPSFLTLSPDHRFLYAVSETHGANGGHVFAYRWDAQQAKLHLLNQQPSGGKDPCHLTTDHTGKWLLVANYTSGSIAVLPIRPDGSLGAPVQVIQHQGHGPNPQRQEGPHVHFVNVTPDNRFVLVSDLGLDKVFIYRFDARTGKLTPAPQPYVQVDPDAGPRHQAFSSDYRFLYLIQEMGWKITAFQYHEGQLKAIQTVSTVEPDFHGSNTAADIHLSPDGRFLYASNRGVLNDIVIFAVYPSTGELKKIDQVASGGKTPRNFVISPDGRWLLVGHQDADQIVLFRRNTENGMLTRAGAWYRPRAVCLKMLEE; this is encoded by the coding sequence ATGTTAACCAATCCATCCATAGGTTCTTTGCGGCGGCTTATGGTTTTTCTGCTGGCAACTTTTCTCCTTTTCCTTGCCTGGCCATCCGAAGCTCAAACCCATCATCACACCGATTTATTGTTTGTTGGCACTTATTGCCCGGCTGACAGCCAGGGTATTTTCGTATATGCCTTCGATTCCCAAACCGGCAAGGAGCATTTGCTCAATGCAGTTTCAGGCATTGAGAATCCATCGTTTCTTACACTTTCACCGGATCATCGTTTTCTGTATGCTGTGAGTGAAACCCATGGCGCCAACGGAGGACATGTTTTTGCTTACCGATGGGATGCACAACAAGCCAAGCTGCATTTGCTGAATCAACAACCTTCCGGCGGGAAAGACCCGTGTCATCTCACCACGGATCATACGGGAAAATGGCTGCTGGTGGCCAATTATACGAGTGGAAGCATTGCTGTATTACCTATCCGGCCGGATGGGAGTTTGGGCGCACCCGTACAGGTCATTCAACATCAGGGGCATGGCCCTAATCCGCAGCGGCAGGAAGGTCCGCATGTACATTTTGTAAACGTTACACCCGACAACCGGTTTGTACTGGTATCTGATTTGGGATTGGATAAAGTATTTATCTATCGTTTTGATGCCCGCACAGGTAAGCTTACGCCTGCGCCTCAACCTTATGTACAGGTTGATCCTGATGCAGGGCCGCGTCATCAGGCTTTTTCGTCAGATTATCGTTTTCTCTATCTCATTCAGGAAATGGGATGGAAAATCACGGCATTTCAATATCACGAAGGTCAACTAAAAGCTATTCAAACGGTTTCCACAGTGGAACCTGATTTTCACGGATCGAACACGGCAGCAGATATTCATCTTTCGCCGGATGGTCGGTTTTTATATGCCAGTAACCGGGGCGTATTAAACGATATCGTTATTTTTGCAGTCTATCCATCAACGGGTGAGTTGAAAAAAATAGACCAGGTAGCAAGTGGGGGTAAAACACCCAGAAATTTTGTGATCAGCCCGGACGGCCGTTGGTTGCTTGTTGGGCATCAGGATGCTGATCAGATCGTATTGTTTCGCAGAAATACAGAAAACGGTATGCTCACCCGCGCTGGAGCATGGTATCGTCCGCGGGCTGTATGCCTGAAGATGCTGGAAGAATAG
- a CDS encoding phospho-sugar mutase produces the protein MQEVSIEQRVQQWLDGPFDEETKQQIRLLQQQNPEELKDAFYRNLEFGTGGLRGIMGPGTNRMNKYTVGMATQGYANYLKQCFSAPIRVAIGHDSRNNSRFFAEITAQVMAANGIEVFLFESLRPTPELSFAIRYLKCQGGVVCTASHNPKEYNGYKAYWNDGAQLVSPHDKNVIAEVEKIQSINDVKWQGNDHLIHLIGEEIDQAYLQMVKNLSVFPEVIQRQHDLKIVYTPIHGSGIKLVPRALAQLGFTSVHIVEEQAQPDGNFPTVIYPNPEEPEAMSLGLQKAKTLDADILLGTDPDADRVGVGVKNQQGEWILLNGNQTAVLAFNYLIEARAQKKIATPQDYVVKTIVTTDMIDVIAAHYGVHCYNVLTGFKYIASIIREKEGKENYIIGGEESYGLMIGDQIRDKDAVSAVALICEMAAYEREKGRSLFDKLIDLYVQFGCYRESLFSLTRKGMKGVEEIAAMMEQFRSHPPRQIAGTQVEWIFDYLKQEKLNILTGEKQSIDLPRSNVLQFLMVDGSKVSARPSGTEPKIKFYFSVNQPLSDAHAFASTWEALGKRIEQIKQDLQLNQH, from the coding sequence ATGCAGGAAGTTTCTATCGAACAACGTGTTCAGCAATGGCTGGATGGACCTTTTGATGAGGAAACCAAACAACAAATCAGGCTGCTGCAGCAACAAAATCCGGAAGAACTTAAAGATGCTTTTTACCGCAACCTCGAATTCGGTACCGGTGGGCTTCGCGGCATTATGGGACCCGGTACCAACCGAATGAATAAATACACGGTTGGCATGGCCACTCAGGGATATGCCAATTATCTGAAACAATGCTTTTCAGCACCCATCCGCGTTGCCATTGGTCACGACAGCCGCAATAACAGCCGCTTTTTTGCTGAAATCACCGCACAGGTCATGGCTGCCAACGGTATCGAAGTGTTTTTGTTTGAAAGTCTCAGGCCTACACCTGAATTATCATTTGCCATTCGCTATCTCAAATGCCAGGGAGGTGTGGTTTGCACGGCATCCCATAATCCAAAGGAATACAACGGATACAAGGCATACTGGAATGATGGTGCCCAGCTGGTAAGTCCGCATGATAAAAACGTAATTGCTGAAGTAGAAAAAATCCAAAGTATCAATGATGTGAAATGGCAGGGAAATGATCATCTCATCCATCTCATTGGAGAAGAGATTGATCAAGCCTATCTGCAAATGGTGAAAAACTTATCTGTATTTCCTGAAGTGATTCAGCGACAGCATGATTTGAAGATTGTATATACACCTATTCATGGCAGCGGTATTAAACTGGTACCACGGGCATTGGCACAACTGGGTTTTACATCAGTGCATATTGTGGAAGAACAGGCTCAACCCGATGGCAATTTCCCAACTGTCATCTATCCCAATCCGGAAGAACCTGAAGCCATGAGCCTGGGATTGCAAAAAGCAAAAACTCTCGATGCAGATATTTTACTTGGCACCGATCCGGATGCCGATCGTGTAGGCGTGGGTGTTAAAAATCAACAAGGCGAATGGATATTGCTCAATGGTAATCAGACAGCTGTACTGGCTTTCAATTATTTAATAGAAGCCCGCGCACAGAAAAAGATAGCCACACCGCAGGATTATGTGGTGAAAACCATTGTGACCACCGATATGATTGATGTCATCGCTGCCCACTATGGTGTACATTGTTACAATGTACTCACCGGTTTTAAATATATTGCTTCCATCATCCGGGAAAAAGAAGGAAAGGAAAATTATATTATTGGTGGGGAAGAATCCTACGGTTTGATGATTGGTGATCAGATACGCGATAAAGATGCTGTATCGGCTGTGGCATTAATTTGTGAAATGGCTGCATATGAACGTGAAAAAGGAAGAAGTTTATTTGATAAACTCATTGATCTGTATGTACAATTTGGTTGTTACCGGGAATCGTTGTTTTCACTCACGCGAAAAGGAATGAAGGGCGTGGAAGAAATTGCAGCTATGATGGAACAATTCCGCAGTCATCCTCCCAGACAAATAGCCGGCACGCAGGTTGAATGGATATTCGATTATCTGAAGCAGGAAAAATTAAATATACTTACCGGCGAAAAGCAATCCATTGATTTACCGCGTTCCAATGTATTGCAATTTTTAATGGTTGACGGATCAAAAGTATCTGCCCGGCCGTCAGGTACAGAACCCAAAATCAAATTTTATTTCAGTGTAAATCAACCGCTTTCTGATGCACATGCGTTTGCATCCACATGGGAGGCATTGGGTAAACGAATTGAACAGATTAAGCAGGATTTGCAGCTGAATCAGCATTAA
- a CDS encoding UbiA family prenyltransferase yields the protein MNTRLSIEKYFRYAGELIIYGSIFISLCAVSMSMETNWLLHLPLNHFFFYLFIFSATLFQYNMHYYVKTTANVHSARFAWSLVHKRIHLLFIVLGVAGILISLKFLTLKHYLALLCIGIISAMYSLPVLPFRKRKRIKDFGLLKIITLSLVWTLVTVWFPVIHLHDIDKAFWLVFFRRMIFLFVLCLAFDIRDVPVDARDGIRTLPVSIGVKNAYLLIDLLLILFVALSVWNMFEMPEPLPLAAMIISALATYWVIDYARKHRHDMVYLLGVDGMMILQALLVALSIWFTQISG from the coding sequence ATGAATACGCGGCTATCCATCGAGAAATATTTCAGATATGCAGGTGAACTAATCATATATGGATCTATATTCATCAGCCTTTGTGCCGTGAGCATGAGCATGGAAACCAACTGGCTGCTGCATCTTCCGTTGAATCATTTTTTCTTTTACCTATTTATCTTTTCAGCCACGTTGTTTCAATACAACATGCATTATTATGTGAAAACAACAGCCAATGTGCATTCAGCGCGGTTTGCCTGGTCTCTTGTACATAAACGAATTCATCTGTTATTTATTGTTTTGGGTGTGGCGGGTATACTGATAAGCCTGAAATTTTTAACCTTGAAACATTATCTGGCTCTGTTGTGCATTGGCATTATTTCAGCGATGTATTCATTACCTGTGCTGCCTTTTCGGAAACGAAAAAGAATTAAGGATTTTGGTTTGTTGAAAATCATCACCTTAAGTCTGGTATGGACGCTGGTTACGGTATGGTTTCCTGTCATTCACCTGCATGATATCGATAAGGCCTTTTGGCTGGTATTTTTCAGGAGAATGATATTTTTATTTGTGCTTTGTCTGGCTTTTGATATCCGCGATGTGCCGGTAGATGCGCGGGATGGTATTCGTACATTACCTGTAAGCATAGGAGTTAAAAATGCTTATCTGCTGATTGATCTGTTGCTGATCCTCTTTGTGGCATTATCCGTTTGGAATATGTTTGAGATGCCAGAGCCTCTGCCGTTGGCAGCCATGATTATTTCAGCACTGGCCACCTATTGGGTAATAGATTATGCCAGGAAGCATCGGCACGATATGGTTTATCTGCTGGGTGTGGATGGCATGATGATTCTGCAGGCCTTGCTGGTGGCGCTCAGCATCTGGTTTACGCAAATCTCCGGATAA
- the bioB gene encoding biotin synthase BioB produces MSNSIHPSIRHDWTREEIEAIYHQPLLDLIFQAASIHRQFHTPGEVQVCTLLSIKTGGCPEDCAYCSQSVHHHTAVKPQPLMHKEEVLEAARKAKENGSTRFCMGAAWREVRNNRDFDRVLDMIHEIREMGLEVCCTLGMLTEEQAMRLQQAGLYAYNHNLDTSASYYGEIIHTRTYDDRLRTLENVRKAGVSVCCGGIIGLGESDADRIELLQTLANMPEHPESVPINALVAIEGTPLENQPPVEIWDMVRMIATARILMPKSMVRLSAGRLQYSPAEQALCFLAGANSIFSGEKLLTTPNPGVDADKVLFELLGLKPRPAFKDQLSPAGELA; encoded by the coding sequence ATGAGCAACTCCATCCATCCTTCTATCCGACACGACTGGACAAGGGAAGAGATTGAAGCCATTTATCATCAGCCCTTGCTGGATTTGATTTTTCAGGCTGCTTCCATTCATCGGCAATTCCATACACCAGGCGAAGTGCAGGTGTGCACCCTGCTTTCCATCAAAACCGGTGGATGTCCCGAAGATTGTGCCTATTGCTCCCAATCCGTGCATCATCACACCGCAGTAAAACCACAGCCGCTGATGCATAAGGAAGAGGTGCTGGAAGCAGCCCGGAAAGCAAAGGAAAACGGATCTACCCGTTTCTGCATGGGTGCTGCCTGGCGGGAAGTACGCAATAACCGGGATTTTGACCGGGTGCTGGATATGATCCATGAAATCCGCGAAATGGGTCTGGAAGTGTGTTGCACCCTGGGTATGCTTACCGAAGAACAAGCCATGCGTCTGCAGCAGGCAGGGTTGTATGCCTATAACCATAATCTGGACACCTCTGCATCATATTATGGTGAAATTATTCACACCCGCACGTATGATGACAGGCTTCGCACGCTGGAAAACGTGCGAAAAGCGGGTGTAAGCGTATGCTGTGGTGGCATCATCGGCCTGGGTGAATCTGATGCTGATCGCATTGAACTCCTGCAAACGCTTGCCAACATGCCGGAACATCCGGAATCAGTGCCCATTAATGCATTGGTAGCGATAGAAGGCACTCCTCTCGAAAATCAGCCTCCTGTTGAGATCTGGGATATGGTGCGCATGATTGCCACTGCCCGTATTCTGATGCCAAAATCGATGGTCAGGCTGAGTGCAGGTAGGTTGCAGTACAGCCCAGCAGAACAGGCTCTTTGTTTTCTGGCTGGTGCCAATTCCATTTTCTCCGGAGAAAAATTGCTGACCACACCCAATCCGGGTGTAGATGCCGATAAGGTCTTGTTTGAACTGCTGGGACTAAAGCCCAGACCCGCATTCAAGGATCAATTATCGCCCGCGGGTGAATTGGCCTGA
- a CDS encoding M42 family metallopeptidase, producing the protein MAKHKKEKRKNSFQVHWDFLKQYLNNPSPTGFEKEGQKLWLEYVKPYVDDYLVDPYGSVAAIINPDAKFKVVIEAHADEISWFVNYITPEGLIYVIRNGGSDQQIAPSKRVHIHTEKGIVKAVFGWPAIHTRMRSNDNKDPQPKVENIFLDCGARSRKEVEELGVHVGCVVTFEDSYDELAYNHIVGRALDNRVGGFMIAEVARWLSENPPADGQIPFALYIVNAVQEEVGLRGAEMMARRIKPHAAIITDVTHDTTTPMINKNLEGDVSSGKGPVITYGPAVHHILRDLIIDTAKKEDIPYQLAAVSRSTGTDTDAFAYANDGTPSALISLPLRYMHTTVEMVSKKDIEHTIQLIYHSLLRIKPDMNFRYF; encoded by the coding sequence ATGGCCAAGCATAAAAAAGAAAAACGGAAGAATAGTTTTCAGGTACATTGGGATTTCCTGAAACAGTACTTGAACAATCCATCGCCTACAGGATTTGAAAAAGAAGGACAGAAACTCTGGCTGGAGTATGTAAAGCCTTATGTAGATGATTATCTGGTGGATCCCTACGGGAGCGTGGCTGCCATTATCAATCCGGATGCAAAATTCAAGGTGGTTATTGAAGCCCATGCCGATGAAATCTCGTGGTTTGTGAATTATATCACACCCGAGGGATTGATTTATGTGATTCGCAATGGTGGCTCAGACCAGCAGATTGCGCCTTCTAAACGGGTACATATTCACACCGAAAAAGGGATCGTGAAAGCCGTATTTGGCTGGCCGGCCATTCATACACGCATGCGCAGCAATGATAACAAAGACCCGCAGCCCAAGGTGGAAAATATTTTCTTGGATTGCGGAGCCCGAAGCAGGAAAGAAGTTGAAGAGCTGGGTGTGCATGTGGGTTGTGTGGTGACATTTGAAGACAGCTATGATGAACTGGCTTATAATCATATTGTGGGCCGCGCACTCGATAATCGGGTGGGTGGATTCATGATTGCAGAAGTGGCCCGCTGGTTATCGGAGAACCCTCCTGCTGACGGGCAGATTCCTTTTGCCCTGTATATTGTCAATGCCGTTCAAGAAGAAGTGGGACTGCGGGGCGCAGAAATGATGGCCAGACGCATCAAGCCTCATGCAGCCATCATTACCGATGTAACTCACGATACCACCACGCCGATGATTAATAAAAACCTCGAAGGAGATGTCTCATCCGGCAAAGGGCCCGTGATCACCTATGGCCCTGCGGTGCATCACATTCTGCGGGATCTGATCATCGATACCGCCAAAAAGGAAGATATCCCCTATCAGCTAGCTGCTGTAAGCCGCAGCACCGGGACCGACACCGATGCTTTTGCTTATGCCAATGACGGTACGCCTTCTGCATTAATCTCGTTGCCATTGCGCTACATGCATACCACGGTGGAAATGGTCAGCAAAAAAGATATTGAACATACCATTCAGCTTATCTATCACAGCTTGTTGCGAATCAAGCCTGATATGAATTTCAGATACTTTTAA
- a CDS encoding glycosyltransferase family 4 protein, producing the protein MMTQWYFLGGLITAGLVTFLSIPVIMRVCYGLNLLDMPGGRKIHKCKTPTLGGVAVYISFFFSMLAWSDFRLSMSLQYFLLGLSVLFFVGLKDDVVPMSPVKKLGGQVIGAFLLVVLAGFKIQDLHGLFGIHHLISPASELVSMFLVVATINAFNLIDGIDGLAGGIALIVALTYGAIFWAKGLQNMHIAAFILSGALIGFLYYNAYPAKIFMGDTGSMTIGYIVAAFTLRFLNCELDLPGGETFQPNPAIVAAILIIPFFDTLRVIIFRLLHKASPFKADRNHIHHILLDCGMNHFQASVVLYVVNGLFIGLAYLLRNTNPNILMAVIVILAAVLTSVAVYMRNLRTFSSLLVPPTQLSTVPDKNLPAMNGYVPSGILESIPVEESVKNT; encoded by the coding sequence ATGATGACCCAGTGGTACTTTTTAGGTGGCCTGATTACAGCCGGGCTTGTTACTTTCCTCAGCATTCCCGTCATTATGCGGGTTTGTTATGGATTGAACCTGCTGGATATGCCGGGCGGCAGAAAAATTCATAAATGCAAAACACCCACCCTAGGCGGAGTGGCCGTTTATATAAGTTTTTTCTTTTCGATGCTTGCCTGGTCTGATTTTCGCCTTTCCATGTCTCTTCAATATTTTCTATTGGGATTATCCGTTCTATTTTTTGTGGGTTTAAAAGATGATGTGGTGCCGATGAGTCCGGTGAAAAAACTGGGTGGACAGGTGATTGGTGCCTTTCTGCTGGTAGTGCTGGCAGGATTTAAGATTCAGGATTTGCATGGATTGTTTGGCATTCATCATCTGATATCTCCTGCCAGTGAATTGGTTAGTATGTTTCTGGTTGTTGCTACCATCAATGCCTTTAACCTGATTGACGGAATTGATGGCCTGGCCGGAGGCATCGCATTGATTGTAGCCCTCACCTATGGAGCTATCTTCTGGGCAAAAGGATTGCAAAACATGCATATTGCGGCTTTTATACTAAGTGGTGCGTTAATCGGCTTTCTGTATTACAATGCTTATCCGGCAAAGATTTTTATGGGTGATACCGGATCCATGACTATCGGATATATTGTGGCTGCTTTTACACTTAGGTTTTTAAATTGCGAATTGGATTTACCCGGCGGCGAAACCTTTCAGCCTAATCCTGCCATCGTCGCAGCTATTCTGATTATTCCATTTTTCGACACCCTGCGGGTAATCATCTTCCGGCTCCTGCACAAAGCATCACCTTTTAAGGCTGATCGCAACCATATTCATCATATTTTGCTGGATTGCGGAATGAATCATTTTCAGGCATCGGTTGTGCTGTATGTCGTTAACGGATTGTTTATCGGGCTGGCTTATCTGTTGCGCAATACAAATCCAAACATATTGATGGCCGTGATTGTTATCCTGGCAGCTGTTCTTACTTCTGTTGCTGTGTATATGCGCAACCTGCGAACATTTTCTTCCCTGCTGGTTCCACCCACACAACTCTCAACAGTGCCAGATAAAAATTTGCCAGCCATGAATGGTTATGTTCCTTCCGGAATTCTTGAAAGTATTCCTGTTGAAGAATCGGTAAAAAACACTTGA
- a CDS encoding tyrosine-protein phosphatase translates to MFSESSPHASSSPDWPDLSFIQTDVHAHFLPGVDDGAKDLETSLILISGMKQMGYEKLIVTPHIKQRSFPNQAGDLKTRFSAWQAALQLHGISMKTILAAEYYLDDHFLQLVENGELLCFNSFSGRGYVLIEFSFHQPPERAEENIRLILDHAYIPVIAHPERYRYYHQQFYVYESFKTLGCLLQLNLNSLTGYYGTEEQTIALKLLRHGLIDYAGTDMHHVRHLHALKSLQQDPQLMKLLQDYPFQNMYL, encoded by the coding sequence ATGTTTTCCGAATCATCTCCGCATGCATCATCATCACCAGACTGGCCTGATTTGTCTTTCATCCAAACCGACGTACATGCACATTTTCTCCCCGGTGTGGATGATGGTGCCAAAGATCTTGAAACGTCTCTGATATTGATATCCGGAATGAAACAGATGGGGTATGAAAAATTGATTGTTACGCCTCATATCAAGCAACGCTCTTTTCCAAACCAAGCAGGAGATTTAAAGACCCGTTTCTCAGCCTGGCAGGCAGCTTTACAGCTGCATGGTATATCGATGAAAACTATTTTGGCTGCAGAATATTATCTGGATGACCATTTCCTTCAGCTGGTGGAAAATGGGGAATTGCTTTGTTTCAATTCATTTTCCGGAAGAGGATATGTGTTGATTGAATTTTCATTTCATCAACCGCCTGAGCGTGCAGAGGAAAACATCCGGCTAATATTAGATCATGCCTATATCCCAGTGATTGCCCATCCGGAACGTTACCGGTATTATCATCAACAGTTTTATGTATATGAAAGCTTCAAGACCCTGGGTTGCCTGCTGCAATTAAATTTAAACTCGCTGACCGGCTATTACGGAACAGAAGAGCAGACCATCGCTCTAAAGTTGCTCCGGCATGGGCTGATAGATTATGCCGGTACAGATATGCATCACGTACGACATCTGCATGCACTCAAATCGCTGCAGCAAGATCCGCAACTGATGAAACTCCTGCAGGATTATCCCTTTCAGAATATGTACCTCTGA
- a CDS encoding dipeptidase has protein sequence MLFRLLFCIGCLMPALGFAQQVSKVRETQYPENALQLHRQALVFDTHNDVISELTMKGYDISHRLSVGNTDLVRLREGGVDAQFFSIWCDGSYGPRKAFAWANQEIDSLMAIIHRNPDKIALAKSAQDVRRIVAQHKIAALIGVEGGHMIEDRLDYLDSLYKRGMRYMTLTWNNSTDWATSAADETLHPEKLSHKGLTDFGRQVVRRMNELGIMVDLAHVGEQTFYDALAVTTKPVLVSHSSVYALDPVPRNLKDDQIRAVAKNGGVICVNFYDAFLDPHFSHRLDSLVDAHPRLRDSLKQLYPETMDFQIHFLKALPEAAYQIKPPLSLLIDHIDYIVKLVGVDYVGLGADFDGAEAYPRGMDDVTCYPMITKALLQRGYSPADIRKILGENVMRVLQANSPAGDN, from the coding sequence ATGCTTTTCAGATTGCTTTTTTGCATCGGCTGTCTGATGCCTGCCCTGGGATTTGCCCAGCAAGTATCGAAGGTGCGTGAAACGCAATATCCCGAAAACGCCCTGCAGCTGCACCGGCAGGCATTGGTCTTTGATACCCACAACGATGTGATTTCTGAGTTGACCATGAAGGGTTATGATATTTCCCATCGCCTGTCGGTGGGAAATACGGATCTGGTGCGGCTCAGGGAGGGTGGGGTGGATGCCCAGTTTTTCTCCATCTGGTGCGATGGTTCATATGGCCCCAGAAAAGCCTTTGCCTGGGCCAATCAGGAAATTGATTCGTTGATGGCTATCATCCACAGAAACCCCGATAAAATTGCATTGGCCAAATCAGCCCAGGATGTAAGGCGCATTGTGGCTCAGCATAAAATTGCGGCCTTGATAGGTGTGGAGGGCGGGCATATGATTGAAGATCGGCTTGACTATCTGGATAGCCTGTACAAACGGGGAATGCGATATATGACCCTTACTTGGAACAACAGCACCGATTGGGCTACCTCAGCTGCAGACGAAACCCTGCATCCCGAAAAGCTCAGTCATAAAGGATTGACAGATTTTGGCCGCCAGGTGGTGAGAAGGATGAATGAGCTGGGCATTATGGTGGATCTGGCTCATGTGGGCGAGCAAACATTTTACGATGCGCTGGCCGTAACTACCAAACCTGTATTGGTTTCGCACAGCAGTGTGTATGCTCTCGATCCTGTGCCGCGCAACCTGAAAGACGATCAGATCAGGGCAGTAGCCAAAAACGGAGGTGTAATTTGTGTGAATTTTTATGATGCATTTTTGGATCCCCATTTCAGCCATCGGCTCGATAGCCTGGTGGATGCGCATCCGCGGCTGCGGGATTCATTGAAACAATTGTATCCGGAAACGATGGACTTTCAGATTCATTTTCTTAAAGCCTTACCTGAAGCGGCCTATCAGATTAAGCCTCCACTTTCGCTGCTCATCGATCATATTGATTACATCGTAAAACTCGTAGGCGTGGACTACGTGGGGCTGGGTGCTGATTTTGATGGGGCCGAAGCCTATCCGCGCGGCATGGATGATGTAACCTGCTATCCGATGATCACAAAAGCTTTGTTACAAAGAGGCTATTCACCTGCCGATATCCGCAAAATCCTCGGCGAAAACGTCATGCGTGTGCTTCAGGCCAATTCACCCGCGGGCGATAATTGA